In Raphanus sativus cultivar WK10039 unplaced genomic scaffold, ASM80110v3 Scaffold0595, whole genome shotgun sequence, the sequence TTAAGACTTTAGGTTTAGGTCCGTGGAGACCtgactttgtttgaaggattttaagaccttggtggtttctaaggattttaagaccttaggtttaggtttatcaaatttgacttcgtttgaaggattttaagaccttcgagattattaaggattttaagaccttaggtccaggtgcTTGGAGACCTGAGTTGatccgaagggttttaagaccttaggtccgtGTTTGTAGGGACCTGAATTGTTAAAGAGTCGAGATATCGgggataattgctttattgataatggaatacatggtatcataataATCGTACAATTGCTgcttgggctatgtgattttaatcagacatatgccccctttggtcaTGGTGAAcagagtgttgaaatgaggttggggctgcactcatgacggagttgcctacgtacccagtcaagggatcaagcctaacgtagttcaagAAATTTAGGTACCTTATGATAGTATCTCTTGAGAttcgtggcattccacgatctgatttcaggtaccccggttcgcaccttctGGAGCTtgtagacgccaggtcgtaccacgtggataatccggtaaggaccttcccaattggttcctaacttcccatcATCCggctccttggttccttcgaaaactttcctaagtactaggtcacctacagcgaactgtcggggcctgactttggagttgtaatgtcgtgccattgcttgctgatagttttgaatgcgaagCAGGGCTCGGTctcgtctttcctcgattagatcgaggctgtccgtcAGGAGCTGGTCATTAGCTGCAGGATCggacgtacagagttcccggcggaggctaccagcaatggtttcggctgggacgacagcttccatcccgtaggctaaggagaaaggggtttcctctgtagcctttcgtggggtggttcgacatgcccatagtacttcaggtaacttttctgaccagagttccttctgggttccgaggcgtttcttgaggtttgctaatactgatttattagcagcctccgcctggccgtttccttgagggcgtcgaggtgttgagaaggtcaggtGGATATTCCattttgtcacaaaatactttGAAGTCGTGAGATATGAATTGCCCTCCATTGTCAgtcacgatttcgtatgggcgccgtgtctacacacgatgtctttccacacaaatcgttcgacctcgaatctggttacctgttggaaagcttcagcctcaatccatttcgtgaagtagtctgttaggactaagaggaagcgtagcttcttctttccacttcctgatgctactagtggtcctacgatgtccatggaccacctcataaatgggtaaggagcggatatgttggatagcttttccgcaggttggtgtataatcggtgcatgcctctggcatttgtcgcatgaggaagagtagacctcacagtctgcaataatggtaggccagaaatagccttgtcttttgattcggatagctagagctctgccaccggcgtggtttccacaggagccgtcgtgcatttccttcatgagtttcatagcaacgaggccatggacgcattttaggtaaggtccggaaacacTTCGTTTGTGGAGGGAAGAattgattatgcagtatcttgcgctcaatgctttgagttttcgagcctcccacttattgggtggagtctttccctccaggatgtattgcatgattggtattctccagtcctctctccctacaactttgttatgaagagacgagggatgTTCCTGTttgggacctggtgtcgtggtgcccccggagatattcgtaggattaggctccagggagtctgaattctgaggaatatctccaatTTCCTCGTTATTctccggggtctggatggtgTCCCCATGAATTTTTGAGAGCTGAGAGACTTCTGGTTTTGACTCTACAGACGAGTGGGTCCgaggtctggatggtgcccccggaggtattcgtaggaTTTAGCTCCTGGGAGTCTGAATTTAGGGGAATACCTTCATTTTTGTCGTTGTTctccgtgttttggattgtgttcccggaggtatgctttttaaagctacgtattttggcttttgggaaccggaatgttgtgagaacttgggtagctaccgtttcagggtaGTTACCTTCGGTTTGCTCTTTTggcttgctgtctatctcagctttagtagctatgtcgatacttggtttttcgattccttctacgggtatgatccgttttacgagagggtctgatgtggaggctaaagcagccaatgcatctgctgaggagttctctcctcgtgggatccttgttagctcgaacttgtcgaactgcctagtgaggttctggacgacttcgagatatgcccccattctttcgtccctcatTTCGTATTCttcgtgaaactggctagctactagctgtgaatcactttaagcgtttagctctcgaattctgaggcttagggcgagtttcaaccctgcgattagtgcttcatattcagcctcattgtttgaggcgctgaatcctaGCCTATAGGACTgttcgatggtttctccagctggaGAAGTCAGCCTTAGCCCGACACCGGAGCCTtgttttgacgaggctccgtcgacatacaggctccacttcggagttTCCATTTCCGAGTCTAATTGCTCAGATGCTAGCTCAATTAcaaaatcggcaaggacctgatcctttgctgctgctcgaggtctgtactcgatgtcgtattcactgagctctatggcccatttaggcAATCGTCCTGACTGGCTGGGACTGTgtaatatcattcgtaatggttttgaagtcattacgatgatcgagtgcgattggaagtagggtcgtaatttcctgGTAGCTATTACGACCGCTAGCGCTAActtttccatagtagggtaccttgtttcggcgtctatcagacttttgctagtgtaatagacaggtctctgttcgttttgttcctctcgtactagcaCGCCACTAACTGTAGCggttgatacggcgaggtacaGATACAGTGGCTCTCCTATTACTGGTTTGGaaaggatcggaggttcggagaggtaagctttcaattgcttgaaggcttcctcacatttctcgtcccataagaacttcttattattttttagaagtttataAAATGGGAGGCAATTATCGGttgacctggatatgaatctatttaatgctgcgattcgtccagttaatctctgtacctctctggttgtcttaggtgactgCATTTCCAGGAAGGtcgctatctgctgcgggttggcttcaatgcctctttcggttacgaggtagccgaggaactcgcctgagggtaccccgaaggtacatttagtgggattgtgcttcatatcgtacttgttaaggatatcgaagcattcccttaagtgggagatatggtcttctccagctgaggatttgactagcatatcgtcaatatagaactccatggtttttccgagttgtccagcgaacatcttatttactagcctctgataggtagctcctgcgttctttaacccGAATAGCATAAccttgtagcaataggttcctcgtccggttatgaatgcagttttttcttgatcctcaggatccatcatgatttggttgtacccTGAGAAAGGGTCCATGAAGGACAAGAGTCGATgaccagctgttgcttcaaccaggcggtcgatgtgaggtaacgggaaacTGTCTTGGAAACTGTCTTTggacaagccttgtttaggtcagtgaaatctacacagattctccatttcccgtttttcttttttacaactaccgggttagctaaccagtcagggtagtgcacctctcgaatggacccaacttttgtaagtcggtcaacttcgtcgttaacagcttgagccttttcgaggtccagcttgcgacgcttttgtttgttcggtttgaaagtgggtaTACTCTcagtttatgggtggtgacgttcggatctatacctttcatgtcattggtggtccatgcaaaggttttgacattgctttttaggaagtcaatgagctccttcttttttttcaagaggtagctcagatccgatgctTACCTGTCTTTCATGATTtgagttgtcgatgcaaactttttcagtGAGGTTCctagggggacctcgaatattttgttgcatctcacgaccctcctggatctgtaattgctattggggggattttttgaggatttcgaatcctcccaggtaacagatTCTGGagatcttctggctaccatgtacggtagttattccttcaggtgttgggaatttcacacattgatgataagtcgaggctactgctttcatcttgtggatccagggtcttcctaggatcgcatggaacggggaaggtctgtcgatgactactaaattggtcattttcattattccgccagctatgattgggagtttgatagttcccaatgaggtagctgtttctcctgaaaagcctacgagattagctttttggccaataattttgtagtcgtctatttccatccctttcagggtgttgtagataataaggtcaacagagcttcctgtgtctatcataaGTTTAGGCACCTCGTATCCTGcaatgttcagggtgacgatcaggACATCAttgtgaggtctgtcaaggtttgacgtctcactttcccagaaagaaatcttagtattggactcggggtttggaggcttaggtccagtgttagacacagcctttcGTACgtgatttttaatagaattaacggagtcttgacatatatcggatcctccaaggatacagtccaccctcgagtcgagGCTCGATTGAggtgacggtttgctcaagagagcctcgatttgtaggctttttccttgggggaattttccaagaatcatatcgactcttttcttgggagctggaggtggcgaatctgtctccttctcaggtgacctttcgcgttttggagaggtatctctaggacctcttttctgatagggcggtggctttttaagatccacgccctttatttctccggctgcaaatttagctgccagctgtcgttggaggtcccaacattccttgGTTGAATGCCCTTCTCGATCGTGATAGgagcaatgtttgttcttatcaaagccttttgaccaagGGGCTTTCGTCGTCGTggcaacaggtttctcttccttatcttcctcgaCTGCATAAGAATGctctccctgagtctgattgTTTCAGAagttcccctttttatgaggtccttttGCCTCTGaagattcacctttcgagtgattctgaggtttcttgtggagtttatccagtgcagctgtctcttcctccaaagtaacatatctggtggctttatgaagagcatcatcgatagtcgGGGGAggattgagtgttagctccgaccaaaAGTCCGATTTATAccacagacctctcctaagggcctcgatggcgacttggTCGTTGGGGTTCGAGAGTTTAGTTCCTACTGCTCTGAATTTCTtgatgtagactcgtagcgagtctcccattccttgtATGACcttccagaggtcagcctcaGAGGcatgcttcaggatatgggtcgagtactgcttcatgaaggcattagttaactgatcgaaattgtctatcgaggctggttcaaGACCAGAAAAGCACTCGAGGGCTGTTCCAACCAGGTTTttggcgaatgtcctgcagtaacctgcttcacattcttcctgcgTAAAATGGGATTTCACGAtagccaatcggaaagctctcaaataggcctttgggtcggaggtcccatcatactcgggaattctaatttttcgggtatctcttatgtaagagctggcaattctgtcagtgaatggagacccacgggtttcttcaatcaagctctcgatttcgggagGTGAGCTCGTTGCCTTATGAACATGAGCATTCAacttttggagagctgcgtgagttcgttccatatatctgcgAATGGCGTCAGGTCCCTCTTGAGGAAGGACATTTGGGTCATTATTAGGTATCTGACTAGCAGGTTCCTGACGCAATCGTGTTTGTTCATCTTCCCATGCAgctggtgggctaagtcgctcaccggctcttgggttatcggtgTCTGCCCTTTGATATCCGTCCGTATTCGGGGTTGaacttctggtttgataaaccgaagatgatgttctgcccccggatGGGAGGGATACTTCTGCTCCGGACCTAAAAGTAGGTGGCGGAGGCAGCAAGCGAGTGCTCCGGTCAGCAATCTGACTGGGCGTagagctggttgtcgctacgttacttcccataaCACTAGTGACGGGTGGGTTAAACGCGGGAGCTGTCCCAgcatgaggtgtctggaaagtaGAGCCCCGTCCTTCCGGAACAGTGCTATCAGGAGAGAaatctaaacgtcctcgggggaacgcgggatcggtcaatcgatctcggaaagttACCCCCGGACCTTGACGTTGGGGTGGTTGGGTTGtagcgtttagagatctagttatctcttcgaatcgttgctgccgaaaagctagctgttgcattgtacgctcGTTTTcttgagctttgtctactaactgcatcatcatctgcCGAATCTCTgaaagctgagcctccgtttgattcggagcggtttgctgctgaggattctcggtgactggAAGCCCGGAGTTGGTTCCACCTGATGATCTTAGGTTGGTTACTCCAGTGgcagtctggctcgttcgagcgctagCCAAAGGCTGTTGcacagatcggtggtcgccacgtcgaggctccggAGTTAggagactagagcctccatcgttcggtgagccatcgctatGAATCGGGAGGTTAGGGTCAGACGGATtcgttgtctgatcggtaggattcatccttgagttagagtaagggattcgattgtttcttccccacagatgGCGCCATTTGTGAGCGACTAAACTCACCACCTGGTTTTTAGGTCAGATTAAGATTTAAAGGAAGATAACGTGGGtggaatcccgtaagaacttgtagaatgaatgaatgattttattgattacTTTGATCGAAGAGTGGTTACAAAGATTGTATTTCTGAATGATTACAAAGATGGTAAAATATTTGAGAGATTGTGTGAATGATCGTAGGAATGAATATGTCCCCCTTTTTCTTGATTGAcatcttctttaaatagcctcaggctccatttgatcgccaccaactggttcccgagatctcctccgtgatttgagggatttgtaacagctcccctttgaccgggtcctgcgcctacttACACGTCCACGAGCTGCCTCCTTTCCGTGACCTCTCTAGCGAACATCtttagctcacagcctccggctctagCTTAGCTGCTTTTGAGGATTGAATTTGTGATGAGCctatcgcggcccgttatcatttttTGTTATTCGCCATtagctatcgggccatattcgggcccaacagtgtATGCCGAGGGGATAAATCAGGCCACCAATTTCCTAGTCGTCGACTGCCCTTCATCGTATAACGTGATACtaggaaggccttggatccacgacatgggagccATACCTTCGACTCTGCATCAATTGGTTAAGTTTCCAACTCCCTGAGGCATTAAGGCGGTCAAGGGAGATCAGGAAAATGCCAGGTCTTGCTACCAGACTACCCTAAAGGGAAAGACCCAtgtcttatagcaattacagaagaagcttccggtcccgcataccgaagagccggaagtgAAGGAGATGGATCAGGTTCCACTCGTAGAAGGAAACCTGGGTCGAAACTTGAAAATAGGCTCCAAGCTCCCAAAAGGGTTAAGAAGGAGATTGATCGACTTCTTGAGATCCAACTCTGATTGGTTTGCTTGGTCCCATGAGGACATGCCCTGAATTGATCCCGACGTCATCATGCATCAATTTCAAGTGGATCCAATGCATCCCCctgtcagacagaagaggaggaagttcgCCCCTGAAAGGGACGAAATtatcaacgaagaggtcaagaatCTACTTGATGAcggattcatacgagaggtaCAATACTCGGAATGGCTAGCTAATGTGGTGGTCgtgaggaagaagaatgggaagtggagagtctgtatcgacttcCCGGACCTTAACAAATCCTGTCCTAAAGACCCTTTCCCcttgcctcacatcgacaagctagtCGATGCAACTGCTGGTCATCAactgatgagtttcatggatgcaATTTCCGGATATAAACAAATCCTAATGCatcccgacgatcaagagaagacctcaTTTATGACCTCACGGGGCATCTACTGCTACAAGGTCATgcctttcggattgaagaaTGCCGGCTCGACCTATCAaaggcttgtcaacatgatgttcgccgaccaGATAGGGTAGACCATGGAGgtttatattgatgatatgctggtaAAATCCCTGGACGCCGAGGATCATATCTCACACTTTCAATAGGCATTCATCACCCTCAGGAGGTACAATATGAAACTCAACCCTTTCGAAATGCTCCTTCGGAGAAAGCTTTGGGAAGTTCCTGGGATAtatagtcacccacaggggcattGATGCAAACCCAGAGCAGGTAAGAGCAATCTaggtgataccttcccctcgTAATGTCAAGGAGGTTCAGAGATTGACTGGAAGGATGGCAGCCCTGAGTAGGTTCATCTCCAGGCTGTCCGACAAGTCGCATGCTCTCTTCGAGACcttgaaggaccccaaggacttccaatggaccgaTAAATATGAGCAAGCCCTATCTGATCTCAAGGCCTacctcactactccacctctcctctcgAAGCCCTTGGAAGGGGAAGTCCTATTGCTCTATTTGGCGGTATCAGAACATGCGGTCAGCGCAATCCttgtaagggaagaaggaaggaaacatcATCCTATCTACTACATAAGCAAATCGCTGCTATAATCACCTTGAGAAGCTAGCCCTCGCATTAGTTAATGCGGCCCGAAAGCTAcgcccctacttccaggctcatcaCATCTTGGTGGTCACCTCTTTCCCCATCAAAGCGGTCCTTCACAAGCCGGAAGTGTCTGGACGACTTGcaaaatgggccatagagctagGAGAGTACGATGTGATCTTCCAACCCACAACGGCCATCAAGTCACAAGTCCTAGTAGATTTTGTAGCCGAATTATCTCATGCCTTGCTTCCAGCTCTGGAACAAGAAGTAAAGCTTCGCGATAGTGAAGGGGAAAAAGGCGAATGGACTCTATACATAGACGGATCCAGCAACGTAAGGGGCGCAGGCGTGGGACTCTTCCTAACTTCCCCTACGGGAGAATCTGCCTCAAGGGCCGTACGCTGCGACTTCAAAGCGACGATCAATGAGGCTGAGTACGAAGCTCTAATATCAGGGCTGACACTCGCCAAACAGATGGGAGTAGAAGACATACGGGTCCTCAGCGACTCACAACTACTCATAAGCCAGGTCCAAGGAGATTACCAGGCCAAAGATCTGAGCATGGTCAGGTACCTATCAGTGGCCAAACGCCTACTCGACATGTTCCAAAACTGTAAGCTTACTCAGATCCCTAGGGAGCATAACTCCCAAGCTGACGCTCTAGCTAATCTAGGGTCCGCTATAGAAACCACGAGTCACATGCGCATCCCACTGCTGGTACTTCAATGGCCCGCGACAAAAAAGGAGACGGAGCCTCAGGAAGTGTCAGTAGTGGATGAAGGAGAAACATGGATGACTCCCATCATCAACTATATAAGGCATGACACCTTGCCTGCAGTTCGAGAcgaaagtcggaagataaggAGGCAATCTGCCAGGTACTGCTTCTCCGAAGGGAAATTATACAGAAGATCCTTCTCAGGACCTTACTTGCGATGTCTCACTAGAGAAGCCGCCGGGATATTAGAAGAACTCCACGAGGGAGAGTGTGGTTCTCACTTCAGTGGTCGAAGCTTGGTACTCAGAGCCAGAAGGGCTGGGtactactggccaactatggcgagggactccctcaaacaagcTAAACTCTGCagccaatgccagaagcacgcCCCAGTCTCCAATCTTCCACCGAAGAACCTCAAATCTCTAAGCtctccttggcccttccgaaagtggggcatggacatcgtgggGAAATTTCCCATGGCACCGGGGCAAAAGGTCTTCCTCCTAGTCG encodes:
- the LOC130502585 gene encoding uncharacterized protein LOC130502585; translation: MAALSRFISRLSDKSHALFETLKDPKDFQWTDKYEQALSDLKAYLTTPPLLSKPLEGEVLLLYLAVSEHALALALVNAARKLRPYFQAHHILVVTSFPIKAVLHKPEVSGRLAKWAIELGEYDVIFQPTTAIKSQVLVDFVAELSHALLPALEQEVKLRDSEGEKGEWTLYIDGSSNVRGAGVGLFLTSPTGESASRAVRCDFKATINEAEYEALISGLTLAKQMGVEDIRVLSDSQLLISQVQGDYQAKDLSMVRYLSVAKRLLDMFQNCKLTQIPREHNSQADALANLGSAIETTSHMRIPLLVLQWPATKKETEPQEVSVVDEGETWMTPIINYIRHDTLPAVRDESRKIRRQSARYCFSEGKLYRRSFSGPYLRCLTREAAGILEELHEGECGSHFSGRSLVLRARRAGYYWPTMARDSLKQAKLCSQCQKHAPVSNLPPKNLKSLSSPWPFRKWGMDIVGKFPMAPGQKVFLLVVTDYFTKWGGSVSIDYHRGKRSSLANITDLQIRKFL